The window AACCCTCGCTTTGCTTCAGTGTGAGTTCAACCACTCCTGACGGAACCAATTCAACGAACGGGAATAAATCCCGTTCGTCTATTTTACAATTTTTAACCGCCTTGCGGCATGCTGCAAATTTAATTTGCTTTGCAGCCAAATCTACCATAATGGATCGGATCTCATTATTTTCAGATATTTGAGCATACTGCCGTACAGCAAGTGAATTTGCTAGAACTTCAATTTCGAATGATATACTCTGCTTTTGTGCGTAATCCAACATGCTTTGGACATTTCCTAATATGAGATTCCAGTTTGTTGAATCATCAATATGGAAAATAGTTCTCATGTTTAGAAACCTCATTATAATTTTGGAGCCACTGCTTCTAATTCCTGAATTTTTTGCTGAAATTGCGGCAAATAGTCTTTATTGGCAACCAGCATTTCATCCAATAAATCTTTTGCAATTTTTCCGCTTGTGATCAGCGGGTTCATTGTAAATGCCTGAAGAGCTTTCCCATAATTGCCAGTCACTGCCGCTTCTATGGTACATTCTTCCATTGATTTTTGAAGTTGAAGCGGTCCACGTGCACTTGGTTCAAATTTGCCCCAGTTTAATGGCTCTGGTCCGTGGCTGGTAATCGTGCTAGAAACTTCCACAACACAATCGTAAGGCAAATCTACAATCGTACCGCAATTGACAGTGCTGACCACCATGTCAGTTCTTTTGTCATTTTGAATGGAGCTAATCAACTCACAGGCAGCATCACTGTAATATGTACCGCCGCGCTGCGCCAACTGTTCCGGTTTGTGATCAAGTTCGGTATTCTTGTATAATTCAAAGAGACTCTTTTCAATTTTCTTTACCAGTTCGCCACGTGTTTCATGCTTTTTATA of the uncultured Caproiciproducens sp. genome contains:
- a CDS encoding DsrE family protein — encoded protein: MRTIFHIDDSTNWNLILGNVQSMLDYAQKQSISFEIEVLANSLAVRQYAQISENNEIRSIMVDLAAKQIKFAACRKAVKNCKIDERDLFPFVELVPSGVVELTLKQSEGFAYIKP